One region of Phycisphaerales bacterium genomic DNA includes:
- a CDS encoding M20/M25/M40 family metallo-hydrolase, with protein MRPYRTTLSAALLLALLAGCASKQASTTASPAALGTTAPATAAAAPQQTGWVAIIDGKEVPCPNIPMGDDATVRRILDEGKNRNQVMNHLTYLAENIGPRLTGSSAVFEANKWCMRQYESWGLSNIHLDQWGTVGVGFDRGPSAGKLLVERTRVEPRRRRRDAESTPAAENRPAQKEVITIRDFELTTLAWTKGTEGPVRAPVVKMPKTEEELEKVQDKLKGAWVLIEAPPASGQRGIRDGVGARYQMRDRAREKAAKLEKGETKDGDEDIKLSVAEKVALIDVAGYISTSRDERVWTGAVPGWREKKLDTISKDVHVVVRGSDYDAINSRLADGEPVQCEFDLKHEFFDGPVPVYNTVAEIKGSVYPDEVIIVSAHLDSWNGPGSRGVTDNGTGSAVTLEAARILMAAKAKPHRTIRFIHWTGEEQGLLGSREYVKKNAESLDKISCCFVDDGGTNYQGGVGVATNQVELMAAATAPINNVFYDTTDGKFLNCDVKDTGKTIVSHGSSDHAAFNAKGVPGFYWAEVGRADYQYGWHTQHDKLNLAIPTYLEQSATNTAVVAYRLACAPTLVPRAEVTVGESPNAARARTEAERNDQPAPKTEEAKPAAPTQN; from the coding sequence ATGCGTCCGTACCGCACCACCCTCTCCGCCGCCCTCCTCCTCGCCCTCCTCGCCGGCTGCGCGAGCAAGCAGGCCAGCACCACCGCCTCCCCGGCCGCGCTCGGCACCACGGCCCCGGCCACCGCCGCCGCCGCCCCGCAGCAGACCGGCTGGGTCGCGATCATCGACGGCAAGGAAGTGCCCTGCCCCAACATCCCGATGGGCGATGACGCCACCGTCCGCCGCATCCTCGATGAGGGCAAGAACCGCAACCAGGTGATGAACCACCTCACCTACCTCGCCGAGAACATCGGCCCGCGCCTCACCGGCTCCTCCGCAGTGTTCGAGGCCAACAAGTGGTGCATGCGGCAGTACGAGTCCTGGGGCCTCTCCAACATCCACCTCGACCAGTGGGGCACCGTCGGCGTGGGCTTCGACCGCGGCCCATCGGCCGGCAAGCTCCTCGTCGAGCGCACCCGTGTCGAGCCCCGCCGCCGACGTCGCGACGCGGAGAGCACGCCCGCCGCCGAGAACCGCCCGGCGCAGAAGGAAGTTATCACCATCCGCGACTTCGAGCTGACCACCCTGGCCTGGACCAAGGGCACCGAGGGCCCCGTCCGCGCACCGGTCGTCAAGATGCCCAAGACCGAGGAAGAGCTCGAGAAGGTGCAGGACAAGCTCAAGGGCGCGTGGGTCCTCATCGAGGCCCCGCCCGCCAGCGGCCAGCGCGGCATCCGTGACGGCGTCGGCGCCCGCTACCAGATGCGCGACCGCGCGCGCGAGAAGGCCGCGAAGCTCGAGAAGGGCGAGACCAAGGACGGTGATGAGGACATCAAGCTCAGCGTGGCCGAGAAGGTCGCGCTCATCGACGTCGCCGGCTACATCTCCACCAGCCGTGACGAGCGGGTGTGGACCGGCGCCGTCCCCGGCTGGCGCGAGAAGAAGCTCGACACCATCTCCAAGGACGTCCACGTCGTCGTCCGCGGCAGCGACTACGACGCCATCAACTCGCGCCTTGCCGACGGCGAGCCCGTGCAGTGCGAGTTCGACCTCAAGCACGAGTTCTTCGACGGCCCCGTCCCTGTCTACAACACCGTCGCCGAGATCAAGGGCAGCGTTTACCCCGACGAAGTCATCATCGTCTCCGCGCACCTCGACTCCTGGAACGGCCCCGGCAGCAGGGGTGTGACGGATAACGGCACGGGCAGCGCCGTCACCCTCGAGGCCGCCCGCATCCTGATGGCCGCGAAGGCCAAGCCCCACCGCACGATCCGCTTCATTCACTGGACCGGCGAGGAGCAGGGCCTGCTCGGCAGCCGCGAGTACGTCAAGAAGAACGCCGAGAGCCTCGACAAGATCTCCTGCTGCTTCGTTGATGACGGCGGCACCAACTACCAGGGCGGCGTCGGCGTGGCGACCAACCAGGTCGAGCTCATGGCCGCTGCCACCGCGCCCATCAACAACGTCTTCTATGACACCACCGACGGCAAGTTCCTCAACTGCGACGTGAAGGACACGGGCAAGACGATCGTCAGCCACGGCAGCAGCGACCACGCCGCGTTCAACGCCAAGGGCGTGCCCGGCTTCTACTGGGCCGAGGTTGGCCGCGCTGATTACCAGTACGGCTGGCACACGCAGCACGACAAGCTAAACCTCGCGATCCCGACCTACCTCGAGCAGTCGGCCACGAACACCGCCGTGGTCGCGTACCGCCTCGCGTGCGCACCGACGCTGGTCCCGCGGGCCGAGGTCACCGTCGGCGAGTCCCCCAACGCGGCCCGGGCCCGCACCGAAGCCGAGCGCAATGACCAGCCCGCGCCCAAGACCGAGGAAGCAAAGCCCGCCGCCCCCACGCAGAACTGA
- the tig gene encoding trigger factor: MATATQERQNVVKLADAGPSCKKLSIEIPAETVSEKLKESLDTLAVEAELPGFRKGRVPRWLIEKRFLPTLRKEAKSELVTSAVGRAIDDLKLKLVGNPGGGNLDKVEIEDGKPFAFEVEVEVLPEFDLPSLEGIAVKKPIIEITDEMVTEELKKFQINEGSLESRDSAEPGDYVTGHAVMTGTDGTEFYNLKGAVIQVPPPEKNGKGMILGIMVDNFSKQLGALKPGATATIKAKGPEQHEVEKIRNADLTITFTADRVDRIIPASMEHIINGFGVADEAALREFIKSRMGMRVQVQQQGAMHSQIAKHLIDNVKIDLPQRMTAQQAGRTLERRRLELMYRGVDSSKIEEHMAELRTASNQAAARDLALFFILHKAGEELKIRVDDAEINARIAQMAFQRNVRPEQLRQELIKTNQVGGVYQQIRDHKTLDAILAKATVTEMPAEEYNKSVKEAEAKV; the protein is encoded by the coding sequence ATGGCCACCGCTACCCAGGAACGTCAGAACGTCGTGAAGCTCGCGGACGCGGGCCCCAGCTGCAAGAAACTGTCCATCGAGATCCCGGCGGAGACCGTGAGCGAGAAGCTCAAGGAGTCGCTGGACACGCTGGCGGTGGAGGCCGAGCTCCCCGGGTTCCGCAAGGGCCGGGTGCCGCGCTGGCTGATCGAGAAGCGTTTCCTGCCCACCCTCCGCAAGGAGGCCAAGAGCGAGCTGGTGACCAGCGCGGTCGGTCGGGCGATCGACGACCTCAAGCTCAAGCTGGTGGGCAACCCGGGCGGGGGGAACCTGGACAAGGTGGAGATCGAGGACGGCAAGCCCTTCGCCTTCGAGGTGGAGGTTGAGGTGCTGCCCGAGTTCGACCTGCCCAGCCTCGAGGGGATCGCGGTCAAGAAGCCGATCATCGAGATCACCGATGAGATGGTGACCGAGGAGCTCAAGAAGTTCCAGATCAACGAGGGCAGCCTCGAGAGCCGGGACTCGGCCGAGCCGGGCGACTACGTCACTGGTCACGCCGTGATGACGGGCACCGACGGCACCGAGTTCTACAACCTCAAGGGCGCCGTGATCCAGGTGCCACCGCCGGAGAAGAACGGCAAGGGCATGATCCTGGGGATCATGGTCGACAACTTCAGCAAGCAGCTGGGGGCGCTCAAGCCCGGCGCCACGGCGACCATCAAGGCGAAGGGCCCCGAGCAGCACGAGGTCGAAAAGATCCGCAACGCGGACCTGACCATCACCTTCACGGCCGACCGCGTGGACCGGATCATCCCGGCCAGCATGGAGCACATCATCAACGGCTTCGGCGTGGCGGACGAGGCCGCGCTGCGTGAGTTCATCAAGAGCCGGATGGGCATGCGGGTGCAGGTGCAGCAGCAGGGCGCGATGCACAGCCAGATCGCCAAGCACCTGATCGACAACGTGAAGATCGACCTGCCCCAGCGGATGACCGCCCAGCAGGCCGGCCGCACGCTGGAGCGCCGCCGCCTGGAGCTCATGTACCGCGGCGTCGACTCGAGCAAGATCGAGGAGCACATGGCGGAGCTACGGACCGCGAGCAACCAGGCCGCGGCCCGCGACCTGGCCCTGTTCTTCATCCTGCACAAGGCTGGCGAGGAGCTGAAGATCCGCGTGGACGACGCCGAGATCAATGCCCGCATCGCGCAGATGGCGTTCCAGCGGAACGTGCGTCCGGAGCAGCTTCGTCAGGAGCTGATCAAGACCAACCAGGTCGGCGGCGTGTACCAGCAGATCCGCGATCACAAGACCCTCGACGCCATCCTGGCCAAGGCCACGGTGACGGAGATGCCGGCCGAGGAGTACAACAAGTCGGTGAAGGAGGCGGAGGCGAAGGTCTGA
- the asnB gene encoding asparagine synthase (glutamine-hydrolyzing), which produces MCGIGGILRVWPAGNTPPPPHKSIPEAWLDTIDERIKHRGPDGQGRFRDRATRPDGSTVDVALVHRRLAIIDPACGQQPMVSERGRPNLQGPAEGLVAVVFNGCIYNHRELRRELESKGHRFTTDHSDTEVLIHGWREWGVGVFQRSDGMFAAAIWDRSAGTLTLARDPFGEKPLYHTADRAGFFAFASTYTAVSAALSAAGIPNTTSSVAPWIKFGWNQLPPSTIIREFSQGTQLTALDSYPLDAFSPGYWGYIENAVTRDVSVDDADAVLRRAVHSRLEADAPLGVFLSGGIDSALVCAYAREAKPDLTAFTVRMPHPSFDESEAAATTARALNIRHQLLECAPKPAEDLVHAIIQLGLPFGDSSLLPSIWVSRAARQHVKVALSGDGGDELFLGYDRHRVLPAFTRMGRIPQAFRAAAAKRITPDDDPKSRRTRLSRLLNAATGGGYRELVAIYPPPFDAQLGVQWGVDGIHYGITPMNGKWSSDYGWARRFDLMFYLPYDLMRKSDTASMSVGLEVRAPILAREVAELGIHASFGSLMPGGQRKGLLRAIARKYLPPEIVDRPKQGFAIPIGDWFRTDYGQMKQLLLDHLNAADPWPNIGLELNRTFVAQMINEHMNHKRDHSQRLYMLLVLSIWSRSLKSA; this is translated from the coding sequence ATGTGCGGCATCGGCGGCATTCTCCGAGTCTGGCCCGCGGGCAACACCCCTCCGCCCCCGCACAAATCCATCCCCGAGGCCTGGCTCGACACCATCGACGAGCGCATCAAGCACCGCGGCCCCGACGGCCAAGGCCGCTTCCGCGACCGCGCCACCCGCCCCGACGGCAGCACCGTCGACGTCGCCCTCGTCCACCGCCGCCTGGCCATCATCGACCCTGCCTGCGGCCAGCAACCGATGGTCAGCGAACGCGGCCGCCCCAATCTGCAGGGACCCGCTGAGGGCCTCGTGGCCGTGGTGTTCAACGGCTGCATCTACAACCACCGCGAGCTGCGGCGCGAGCTGGAGTCCAAGGGGCACCGGTTCACGACCGACCACAGCGACACCGAGGTGCTGATCCACGGCTGGCGCGAGTGGGGCGTTGGGGTCTTCCAGCGCAGCGACGGCATGTTCGCCGCCGCAATCTGGGACCGCTCTGCCGGCACGCTCACCCTCGCCCGCGACCCCTTCGGCGAAAAGCCGCTCTATCACACCGCCGATCGCGCCGGCTTCTTCGCGTTCGCGAGCACGTACACCGCAGTCAGCGCCGCACTCAGTGCAGCAGGCATTCCGAACACCACCTCCTCGGTCGCGCCCTGGATCAAGTTCGGATGGAACCAGCTCCCACCATCCACCATCATCCGGGAGTTCTCGCAAGGCACGCAGCTGACCGCGCTCGACAGCTACCCTCTCGATGCCTTCTCACCCGGCTACTGGGGCTACATCGAGAACGCCGTCACCCGCGATGTGTCCGTCGATGATGCCGACGCGGTGCTCCGGCGTGCCGTCCACTCGCGCCTCGAAGCCGACGCGCCGCTCGGCGTCTTCCTCAGCGGAGGAATCGACTCGGCCCTCGTGTGCGCGTACGCCCGCGAGGCAAAGCCCGACCTCACCGCGTTCACCGTGCGCATGCCGCACCCGTCGTTCGACGAGTCGGAGGCTGCCGCCACGACCGCGCGCGCACTTAACATCCGCCATCAGCTCCTCGAGTGTGCACCCAAGCCGGCCGAAGACCTCGTCCACGCGATCATCCAGCTCGGCCTCCCATTCGGCGACAGCTCGCTCCTGCCGTCGATCTGGGTCAGCCGGGCCGCCCGCCAGCACGTCAAGGTCGCGCTCTCTGGCGATGGCGGCGACGAGCTCTTCCTTGGCTACGACCGCCACCGCGTACTGCCTGCTTTCACGCGCATGGGCCGCATCCCTCAAGCATTCCGCGCCGCGGCGGCGAAGCGCATCACCCCCGATGACGATCCCAAGTCCCGCCGCACGCGCCTCTCGCGCCTGCTCAACGCCGCGACCGGCGGAGGCTACCGCGAGCTTGTCGCCATCTACCCACCCCCGTTCGACGCGCAGCTCGGTGTCCAGTGGGGCGTCGACGGCATCCATTACGGCATCACGCCGATGAACGGTAAGTGGTCCAGCGACTATGGCTGGGCCCGCCGATTCGACCTCATGTTCTACCTCCCCTACGACCTCATGCGCAAGTCCGACACCGCCAGCATGTCGGTCGGCCTGGAGGTCCGCGCACCGATCCTCGCCCGCGAAGTCGCGGAGCTGGGCATCCACGCCTCCTTTGGATCTCTCATGCCAGGCGGCCAGCGCAAAGGCCTCCTCCGCGCCATCGCCCGCAAGTACCTCCCCCCTGAGATCGTCGACCGGCCCAAGCAGGGCTTTGCCATCCCCATCGGCGACTGGTTCCGCACCGACTACGGCCAGATGAAGCAGCTCCTGCTCGACCACCTCAACGCCGCGGACCCGTGGCCCAACATCGGCCTCGAGCTCAACCGCACGTTCGTCGCGCAGATGATCAATGAGCACATGAACCACAAGCGTGATCACAGCCAGCGGCTCTACATGCTGCTGGTGCTCTCGATTTGGTCAAGGTCGCTCAAGAGCGCCTGA
- a CDS encoding site-specific DNA-methyltransferase, whose protein sequence is MPATIFNSDWLAAAPTLAHHSIDLLYADPPFNTGQTQRDRAGHYEDAWPTTRDYVAWLRARLAATLPALKPTACILLHIDFRVCHHARLLLDDLLGEDRFVNHLIWHYGLGGSSPRRFARKHDDILFYCLDPERYFFQAPMIPATSRRMHGQLKKSTDVLRIPPPAADELLDIPNINNMAAERVGYPTQKPLALLQLLIEACCPPGGTVLDPCSGSGTTLAAALATGRTAIGFDINPQAVEVTRTRLATISPATSQVEPGRTPHPRNRANPRHDASIPAPE, encoded by the coding sequence ATGCCCGCCACCATCTTCAACTCCGACTGGCTCGCCGCCGCCCCCACCCTCGCGCACCACTCCATCGACCTCCTCTACGCCGACCCACCCTTCAACACCGGCCAGACTCAGCGCGACCGCGCCGGCCACTACGAGGACGCCTGGCCCACGACCCGCGACTACGTCGCCTGGCTCCGCGCCCGCCTCGCCGCCACACTCCCGGCCCTCAAGCCCACCGCCTGCATCCTCCTCCACATCGACTTCCGCGTCTGCCACCACGCCCGACTGCTGCTCGATGACCTCCTCGGCGAGGACCGCTTCGTCAACCACCTCATCTGGCACTACGGCCTCGGCGGCTCCTCGCCCCGCCGCTTCGCCCGCAAGCACGACGACATCCTCTTCTACTGCCTTGATCCCGAGCGGTACTTCTTCCAAGCCCCCATGATCCCCGCCACCAGCCGCCGCATGCACGGCCAGCTCAAAAAGTCCACCGACGTTCTGCGCATCCCGCCCCCCGCCGCCGACGAGCTGCTCGACATCCCCAACATCAACAACATGGCCGCGGAGCGCGTCGGCTACCCAACGCAGAAACCCCTCGCGCTCCTCCAGCTCCTGATCGAGGCCTGCTGCCCCCCCGGCGGCACCGTGCTCGACCCCTGCAGCGGCAGCGGCACGACCCTCGCGGCCGCGCTCGCCACCGGCCGGACCGCCATTGGCTTCGACATCAACCCGCAGGCCGTGGAGGTCACCCGGACCCGTCTTGCCACGATCTCCCCCGCGACCTCCCAAGTGGAACCGGGGCGGACACCCCACCCCCGCAACCGGGCAAACCCCCGTCACGACGCTAGCATTCCTGCCCCCGAATGA